One part of the Truepera radiovictrix DSM 17093 genome encodes these proteins:
- a CDS encoding SulP family inorganic anion transporter: MTFSDPPTRTEQLLPALAWLRRYRPSDLRGDLVAGLTVAVMLIPQGMAYALLAGLPPVVGLYASTLPLIVYALFGSSRQLAVGPVAIVSLLTLTGVSAVAEAGTAGFILYAALLALMVGAAQLLLGVLRGGFITNFLSHAVVSGFTSAAAVVIALSQLKDLLGIRLENTHSVPLLLWEAATRLGETNPASLTLGAVSIALLLLGRRFAPRLPVPLGVVVLATLATYALGLEDYGLRIVGEVPSGLPQLTLPPFDGAALVNLLPAALTIAFVGFMESFAVAKSIAARERYPLDANAELRALGLANLVAGLFSAYPVTGGFSRTAVNYQAGARTGLASLLTALLVLLTLLFFTPLFYYLPNAALAAIVVVAVVGLVDLKEPRHLFRVRPIDGWTLLVTFAATLLIGIEQGILIGVAFSLLVYVWRSAYPHTAVVGYLESEGVFRNVKRFPQVRLFPGTIIIREDAALYFANMGFLEAFVDRTLREHPDAKRLLFDFSGVNDVDAVALDTLRELMATLEEIGIEVHLAGMKGPVRDLVARAAWPERFRARAAHLSLEHALRAFGETLSPAPDAPTGARAALERR; the protein is encoded by the coding sequence ATGACGTTCTCCGATCCCCCCACCCGAACGGAGCAGCTGCTGCCCGCGCTGGCGTGGCTGCGCCGCTACCGCCCGAGCGACCTGCGCGGCGACCTCGTCGCCGGTCTGACGGTCGCCGTGATGCTCATCCCGCAGGGGATGGCCTACGCGCTCCTCGCGGGGCTCCCCCCCGTCGTCGGGCTCTACGCCTCGACGCTCCCGCTCATCGTCTACGCCCTTTTCGGCTCGTCGCGGCAGCTCGCCGTCGGCCCGGTCGCCATCGTGTCGCTGCTGACGCTGACCGGCGTCTCGGCGGTCGCCGAGGCGGGCACTGCAGGTTTCATCCTCTACGCGGCGCTTTTGGCGCTCATGGTCGGCGCCGCGCAGCTGCTGCTCGGCGTGCTGCGCGGCGGCTTTATCACCAACTTCTTGTCGCACGCGGTCGTGAGCGGGTTTACCTCGGCCGCCGCCGTGGTGATCGCTTTAAGTCAGCTTAAAGACCTCCTGGGTATCCGCCTTGAGAACACCCACTCGGTGCCGCTCTTGCTGTGGGAGGCGGCCACGCGGCTCGGTGAGACCAACCCCGCCTCGCTCACGCTCGGCGCGGTGAGTATCGCTTTGCTCCTTTTGGGGCGCCGCTTCGCGCCGCGCCTGCCGGTGCCCTTGGGGGTGGTGGTGCTCGCCACACTGGCGACCTACGCTCTGGGGCTCGAGGACTACGGCCTGCGCATCGTCGGCGAGGTCCCCTCGGGGCTGCCGCAACTGACCCTCCCCCCCTTCGACGGGGCGGCGCTCGTGAACCTGCTCCCGGCCGCGCTCACCATCGCGTTCGTCGGTTTCATGGAGTCGTTCGCGGTGGCCAAGTCCATCGCCGCGCGCGAGCGCTACCCGCTAGACGCCAACGCCGAGCTGCGCGCGCTCGGGCTCGCCAACCTCGTCGCCGGGCTGTTCTCGGCCTACCCAGTGACCGGCGGCTTTTCGCGCACCGCGGTGAACTACCAAGCGGGCGCCCGCACGGGGCTCGCGTCGCTCCTCACGGCGCTCTTGGTCCTCCTCACGCTCCTCTTTTTCACCCCGCTCTTTTACTACCTGCCGAACGCCGCGCTCGCCGCCATCGTGGTGGTCGCGGTCGTCGGACTGGTCGACCTCAAGGAGCCGCGCCACCTCTTTCGCGTCCGCCCCATCGACGGTTGGACGCTGCTGGTGACGTTCGCCGCGACCTTGCTCATCGGGATCGAGCAGGGCATCCTCATCGGCGTCGCCTTTTCGCTCCTCGTCTACGTGTGGCGCAGCGCCTACCCGCACACGGCGGTGGTGGGCTACCTCGAGTCCGAAGGGGTGTTTCGCAACGTCAAACGCTTTCCGCAGGTGCGCCTCTTCCCCGGCACGATCATCATCCGCGAGGACGCCGCCCTCTACTTCGCCAACATGGGCTTTTTGGAGGCGTTCGTCGACCGGACCCTGCGCGAGCACCCCGACGCCAAACGCCTGCTCTTCGACTTTTCGGGGGTCAACGACGTCGACGCCGTGGCGCTCGACACGCTGCGCGAGCTGATGGCGACCCTTGAAGAGATCGGCATTGAGGTGCACCTCGCCGGTATGAAAGGGCCCGTGCGCGACCTCGTCGCGCGCGCGGCGTGGCCGGAGCGCTTTCGCGCGCGCGCCGCGCACCTCTCGCTCGAGCACGCCCTGCGCGCTTTTGGCGAGACCCTCTCCCCCGCCCCCGACGCCCCGACGGGCGCGCGCGCGGCGCTCGAGCGGCGATGA
- a CDS encoding carbonic anhydrase has translation MTAPQTPLTPQGALERLLAGHQRYLEGRMAHPHQDARWRASLTREQHPFAAVLGCADSRVPPQIIFDQGLGDLFTNRVAGNIVDDAILASLTYGVSVLGVPLIVVLGHTGCGAVAAAAAALEEGGADPSLTPLVRALEPALRRAARRCDTAEGGTGCTLKGAVRENVEASVRLIAAHPPLKARIAQRTLAVVGAVYDLETGGLELLPTPLLPSAPAHGPLLERL, from the coding sequence ATGACCGCCCCCCAGACGCCCCTGACCCCCCAAGGGGCGCTCGAGCGCCTGTTGGCCGGGCACCAGCGCTACCTCGAGGGGCGCATGGCGCACCCGCACCAAGACGCGCGCTGGCGCGCGTCCTTGACGCGCGAGCAGCACCCCTTCGCGGCGGTGCTCGGCTGCGCCGACTCGCGCGTGCCGCCGCAGATCATCTTCGACCAGGGCTTGGGCGACCTCTTTACCAACCGGGTCGCCGGCAACATCGTCGACGACGCGATTTTGGCGAGCCTCACCTACGGCGTCTCGGTGCTCGGCGTGCCGCTCATCGTGGTGCTGGGGCACACCGGCTGCGGCGCGGTCGCGGCCGCCGCCGCAGCCCTCGAGGAGGGGGGCGCCGACCCCTCGCTGACGCCCCTCGTGCGGGCGCTCGAGCCCGCTTTGCGGCGCGCCGCTCGTCGCTGCGACACGGCTGAGGGGGGGACGGGGTGTACGCTCAAGGGGGCCGTGAGGGAGAACGTCGAGGCGTCCGTTCGCCTCATCGCCGCGCACCCGCCCCTAAAGGCGCGCATCGCCCAGCGCACGCTCGCCGTCGTCGGCGCCGTGTACGACCTCGAGACGGGCGGGCTCGAGCTGCTGCCGACACCCCTTTTACCCAGCGCGCCCGCTCACGGCCCGCTTTTGGAACGGTTATGA
- a CDS encoding rhodanese-like domain-containing protein yields the protein MKRLFILLAIPLIAASLGLSQRGANFETRDVAALAAQLGDAPDTFVLDVREPWEVAEGRVAQATPIPLGELAERLDELPEGETIWVICRSGNRSAQASALLSGAGFRAINVAGGMIAWERAGLPTVR from the coding sequence ATGAAAAGACTCTTTATCCTGCTTGCCATCCCCCTTATAGCCGCCTCGCTCGGCCTGTCGCAGCGGGGGGCCAACTTCGAGACCCGCGACGTCGCCGCCCTCGCAGCGCAACTGGGAGACGCGCCCGACACCTTCGTGCTCGACGTGCGCGAACCGTGGGAGGTCGCAGAGGGGCGCGTCGCGCAGGCGACCCCCATCCCGCTCGGTGAGCTCGCCGAACGCTTGGACGAGCTGCCCGAAGGCGAGACCATCTGGGTGATCTGCCGCTCCGGCAACCGCTCGGCGCAAGCGAGCGCGCTGCTCTCAGGCGCGGGCTTCAGGGCGATCAACGTCGCCGGTGGCATGATCGCGTGGGAACGGGCGGGGCTCCCCACTGTCCGTTAG